The genomic segment TAATACAGCATTGTATAAAGTTGTCTCCACAGCTTGTTTTCCATTTTTGTATTTTAAGTGAATTTTATAAATATTGTTATTGTTTTCAATTTTAACAACTTTACCTTCGCTTTTAGCAATAATAGCTACAGTTCCTTTTTGAGTTGTTACGTCAAGTAATTCTTTAATACGTGGTAATCCCTGTGTAATATCAGCATCACCAGCTACCCCACCCGAGTGGAAGTTACGCATAGTAAGCTGTGTTCCAGGTTCACCAATTGATTGAGCAGCAATAACTCCGACTGGTTCACCAATTTTTACTAATTCAGCTGTAGCTAAATTTTTACCATAACATTTTTGACAAACACCTTTTTTATTATCACAAGTTAACACTGATCTAATAATTACCTTTTCAATTTTTGCTTCAATTATTTTATCTGCAATTGATGAAGTTATCAAAGTATCTTTTTCAACAATTACATTACCCTTAGCATCTTTTAGGGTGCTAAATGTAAATCTACCATTAATTCTATCCTTTAATGTAACAATAACTGCATTATGTTTTGTATCAACAATAGCTTTTACATCAAAACCATGACTTGATTTACAGTCTTCATTAACCACAACAATTTCTTGCGAAACATCAACTAAACGTCTTGTTAAATATCCTGAATCGGCAGTTTTAAGTGCTAAATCAGCCATACCTTTTCTAGCACCATGAGTTGAAATAAAGAATTCAGAAACAGTTAATCCTTCACGGAATGATGATTTAATTGGGATTTCTTTAGTGTCCCCTTTAGTATCACTCATAAGTCCACGCATACCAACAAGTTGGGTAAAGTTAGAAAGAGTTCCACGAGCTCCAGAATCTGACATTACAAAAACTGGATTTTTAACATCCTTTTTCAATTCAACATCAAGTTTAATTTGAATTTCATCTTTAACATCAGATCACACTTTAATAACCCTTTGTTTTTTTTCTGATTGGGTTAATAAACCTTGTTTGAAGTAATTATTAATTTGACTAATTTTTTTATCAGCTTCTTTAAATTCTTCATATTTATTTGTAAACACAACAATGTCTCCAGCTGAAATAGTTGTCCCTGATTTAGTTGAATATTTAAATCCTAAGTCTTTCATTTTATCTAGCATTTCAGCTGTCTTTCTTGAACCATATGTATTAAAATATTTTTCAATAATTAATGAAAGTCCTTTTTTGTTAATTGGTGGAATAATTTCATGCTTAGCAATAACTTTAGTAATTTCTTTTGAAAAATCAAATATGTATTTATTTACAACTTCTTTTGCGTTATTAATTTCTGATGAATTAATTCATGGAAAATCATCTGCAAAAATTTGATTAAACAATATTTTACCCATTGTAGTTAATAAGTATGAATTTTTTCTTTGTTCATCAGTAAATTTAGTTGCAGGCAATCCATCAACAGCAATACCAATAATAGCATTGACTTGAACAGCTCCATTTTCATAAGATCTAATTGCTTCTTGAACATCTGCAAAGATAGTTCCTTCTCCAACTGATCCTTTTTCTTCAAAAGTCGCATAATAATTCCCTAAGATAATATCTTGCCCTGGGGTAACAATTGCTTTACCATCTTTAGGACCTAAAATAGCATTTGAACCAAGCATTAAAGCTCTAGCTTCTGCAATAGCTTCTTTTGTAATTGGAACGTGAACAGCCATTTGATCTCCATCAAAGTCAGCGTTAAAAGCTGTAGTTACTAATGGGTGTAATCTGATTGCTTTACCCTTAACTAATTTAGGTTCAAAAGCTTGAATACCTAATCTATGTAATGTAGGAGCACGGTTTAAAAGAATAGGTCTTTCTTTTATCACATGTTCTAAAGCTTTTCAAATTTCAGGTTCGTTTGATGAAATCATTCTTTCAGCAAATTTTACATTATCAGCATATTCATGTTCTTGTAATCATTGAATAACAAAAGGTTTAAATAATGTTAATGCCATTTCACGAGGAAGCCCAGCTTGATACATTTTTAAATCAGGGCCAATAGCAATAACTGATCTACCTGAGTAATCAACACGTTTCCCCAAAAGATTTTGACGGAAACGTCCTTGTTTTCCTTTTAAAACACTTGTTAAAGATTTTAAAGGTCTTTTATCTTTACCTTGTATTGGTCTTGGTTTACGTTCGTTATCTAACAATGCATCAACAGCTTCTTGCAACATACGTTTTTCATTATTAACAATAATTGAAGGAGCTTGCATCTCTTTAACTTTCATTAAACGTTCATTTCTAATGATGATACGACGATATAAGTCGTTAATTTCACTAGTTGTAAATCTTCCACCATCCAATTGAATGATAGGTCTAATGTCAGGTGGTATAACAGGTAAAACACGTAATATCATTCACTCTGCTTTTTGATTTGATCTTTTTAATGATTCTAAAATATCTAATCTTTTTAATAATTTAGCATTGTCTGCATTTTGAATTCCTTTATCAAGAACTAATTTAATTTCTTTAATTTCTTTTTCTAAATCAATTTGTTTTAATAATTCTTCAATTGCAGCAGCACCTATTCCAAATTTAGCATTTGTATACTTAGAAATTAAAGTTGTAGCTTCATCAATTGAGAATGGAATAGAAGTATTGTTTAATTCTTCTAATAACCTTTCTGCTTTTAAATGGTCTCTGTGTTCTACATCATTGATTATTTTAATGATATCTTCAATTGCGGGTCTTAATTTGTTTCGAGTTTTTTGTGATTTTGCTACACCTAAATCAAGAACTTCTTTTGAAACAAAGTGTTTTGAGTCACCAGCATCTAAAACTATGTGAGAAACAAAGTAAACAACTTCTTCTAGCTCTCTTGATTTTAAATTAAGCAAAGATGCAATTCTTGATGGTGAAACTTTTACCATTCAAATATGTGTAACAGGCTCAGCTAATTCAATATGCCCCATTCTTTCACGACGAACAATTGATTCAGTTAACTCGACTTCACATTTTTCACATTTCTTACCCTTATTCATTGGGTTAGCTTTTTTAAATTTTCCACAAAAACATTCATAGTTTTTTGTTGGTCCAAAAATTTTCTCATCAAACAAACCGTCTTTTTCAGCTTTTAAAGTTTTGTAATTAATAGTTTCTGGTTTTGTTACTTCACCATGTGATCATGAGCGAATAGTGTCAGGACTAGCTAAGTTAATTTTAATTATTTTTTTATTCTTGTTTTGCATTTTTCCTTCTACTCCTCTTCAAATGAAGCTTTTATTTCTGATTCTTCAACATCTGCAAAGTTGTCCAAACTGTCAACTTCAACTAAGTTAGTATTTTCTTCAAATGTAACTTTGTGATTTGATGTGTATTTAAAATCTTCTTCACTCATTGTGTCTGAATCAACTTCATCATACGCAATTATTTGTTGCTTATTACCTTTTTCATCTAACAAGTAAATGTCAAAACCTAACCCCATAATTTCTTTTGAAAGAACATTAAATGACTCAGGAGTTCCTGGTGTAGGCATTGGTTTTGATCTAACAATAGCTTCATAAGTTTTTGTACGACCTTTTAAATCATCTGATTTAATAGTTAACATTTCTCTTAAAGTATGAGCTGCTCCATAAGCTTCAAGTGCTCAAACTTCCATTTCTCCAAAACGTTGTCCACCATTTTGAGCTTTACCTCCAAGTGGTTGTTGTGTAATTAATGAATATGGTCCAACATTTCTTGCATGTAATTTATCATCAACCATATGTGAAAGTTTTAACATATACATAACCCCAACTGAAATTGGCTTATCAATAGCTTCTCCAGTTTGACCATCAATTAATGTAACTTTACCATAGTTTTCCATTCCAGCTTCAGCCATGATTTCATCTAAATCTTGACTATTTACACCTTCAAATACTGGCGTTGCAATTTTAACACCTAATTTTTTAGCTGCCATTCCTAAATGTATTTCTAATATTTGACCAAAGTTCATACGCGATGGTAATCCTTGCGGGTTTAATAAAATATCAACTGGTGTCCCATCTTCTAAGTGAGGCATATCTTCAACTGGTAGAATTTTTGAAATAATACCTTTGTTTCCATGACGCCCTGACATTTTGTCACCTTCTTGGATTTTACGTTTTTGAACTATATAAATTTTTATTACTTCTAGCACATCAGCTGACAACTCTATTCCATCAGGATTTGATACTGATTTTGCTTTAAATCTTTTAATTGATTGAACAATACCTTCACCACCATTTGGAACTCTTAATGAGTTATCTTTCACAGATCTTGATTTTTCGCCAAATATTGCGTGTAACAATTTATCTTCTGGAGATAATTGAGTTTGTCCTTTTGGAGTAACTTTACCAATTAAAATATCTCCAGTTTTAACTTCAGTACCAATCGCTACAATACCTTCACTATCTAAGTATTTTTTAGCATTTTCACTTACTTGGGGAATTTCAGAAGTAATTTCTTCAAGACCTTGTTTAGTGTTTCTAACTTCTAAAACATACTCATCAATATGCACTGATGTAAATTTATCTTCTTGGATAATTCTTTCAGACATAACAATAGCATCTTCAAAGTTATAACCATTATATGTTGTAAATGCAACAACAACGTTTTGACCAATAGCTAATTCACCTTGATCAATAGAAGGACCATCAGCAATAATTTCACCGGCTTTAACTTTATCACCAACTTTAACAATTGGTTTTTGAACAATTGAACTCCCATTATTAGAGCGATCAAAATTTGCTAATGAATAAGTTTTG from the Entomoplasma ellychniae genome contains:
- the rpoC gene encoding DNA-directed RNA polymerase subunit beta', giving the protein MQNKNKKIIKINLASPDTIRSWSHGEVTKPETINYKTLKAEKDGLFDEKIFGPTKNYECFCGKFKKANPMNKGKKCEKCEVELTESIVRRERMGHIELAEPVTHIWMVKVSPSRIASLLNLKSRELEEVVYFVSHIVLDAGDSKHFVSKEVLDLGVAKSQKTRNKLRPAIEDIIKIINDVEHRDHLKAERLLEELNNTSIPFSIDEATTLISKYTNAKFGIGAAAIEELLKQIDLEKEIKEIKLVLDKGIQNADNAKLLKRLDILESLKRSNQKAEWMILRVLPVIPPDIRPIIQLDGGRFTTSEINDLYRRIIIRNERLMKVKEMQAPSIIVNNEKRMLQEAVDALLDNERKPRPIQGKDKRPLKSLTSVLKGKQGRFRQNLLGKRVDYSGRSVIAIGPDLKMYQAGLPREMALTLFKPFVIQWLQEHEYADNVKFAERMISSNEPEIWKALEHVIKERPILLNRAPTLHRLGIQAFEPKLVKGKAIRLHPLVTTAFNADFDGDQMAVHVPITKEAIAEARALMLGSNAILGPKDGKAIVTPGQDIILGNYYATFEEKGSVGEGTIFADVQEAIRSYENGAVQVNAIIGIAVDGLPATKFTDEQRKNSYLLTTMGKILFNQIFADDFPWINSSEINNAKEVVNKYIFDFSKEITKVIAKHEIIPPINKKGLSLIIEKYFNTYGSRKTAEMLDKMKDLGFKYSTKSGTTISAGDIVVFTNKYEEFKEADKKISQINNYFKQGLLTQSEKKQRVIKVWSDVKDEIQIKLDVELKKDVKNPVFVMSDSGARGTLSNFTQLVGMRGLMSDTKGDTKEIPIKSSFREGLTVSEFFISTHGARKGMADLALKTADSGYLTRRLVDVSQEIVVVNEDCKSSHGFDVKAIVDTKHNAVIVTLKDRINGRFTFSTLKDAKGNVIVEKDTLITSSIADKIIEAKIEKVIIRSVLTCDNKKGVCQKCYGKNLATAELVKIGEPVGVIAAQSIGEPGTQLTMRNFHSGGVAGDADITQGLPRIKELLDVTTQKGTVAIIAKSEGKVVKIENNNNIYKIHLKYKNGKQAVETTLYNAVLRVKEGDSVTPGKKLTEGSIKLHELLEVASPTAVENYILKEVQKVYRLQGIEISDKYIEIIIKQMLNKVKVVSSGDSNLLQGEIITKQKFKEIAAECIRKGHDLPIVVPQILGIKKAPLKSESWLSSASFQDTARVLTDAIIKGREDKLEGLKENIMLGNLIPAGTGLTGIEEVMRIAEEYHNNEY